One segment of Panulirus ornatus isolate Po-2019 chromosome 33, ASM3632096v1, whole genome shotgun sequence DNA contains the following:
- the LOC139759533 gene encoding hypoxia-inducible factor 1-alpha inhibitor-like has product MSTMNGTRKGWDDSHIRKYFFPTEPIPRLSCKDPQVNELISQEKPVVLTDTKLCDTALKWDLDYLVENMGTERYMVFVSKNHKFKYYDEAKIKQYKSNFVPPTRRVDMTFAEFVKKLRDWKPGDERAYLQQGLNNTVGQGIVMDFLQFNWQWLNVQQYANNWGPLTSNLLLVGMEGNVTPVHYDEQQNFFCQLIGYKRCILFAPEHYERLYPYPVYHPHDRQSQVDFDAPDMEKFPGLEQLRGVEAVVGPGDVLYIPMYWWHHIESLPNLCHTVSVNFWYKGGPTEKIEYPLKPRQKLAVMRNVEKMLLEALKIRQKWGLFCVHL; this is encoded by the exons ATGTCAACAATGAACGGCACCAGGAAAGGTTGGGACGACAGCCACATTAGAAAATACTTTTTCCCCACGGAACCAATCCCGCGACTATCATGTAAAGATCCCCAAGTGAACGAGTTAATCTCCCAAGAG AAGCCAGTTGTCCTGACAGACACCAAACTCTGTGATACAGCCTTGAAATGGGATTTAGATTATTTGGTGGAAAACATGGGGACAGAACGCTATATGGTATTTGTATCTAAGAACCACAAGTTTAAGTATTATGATGAAGCCAAGATTAAGCAATACAAATCAAATTTTGTTCCGCCTACTAGAAGAGTAGATATGACATTTGCAGAATTTGTTAAAAAGCTAAGGGACTGGAAACCTGGAGATGAAAG AGCTTACCTGCAGCAGGGTTTAAACAATACAGTTGGGCAGGGTATTGTGATGGACTTCCTTCAGTTTAACTGGCAGTGGCTCAACGTTCAGCAGTATGCAAATAACTGGGGTCCTCTAACGTCTAACCTTCTGCTGGTGGGCATGGAAG gTAATGTGACCCCTGTGCACTATGATGAACAGCAAAACTTCTTCTGCCAGTTGATTGGTTACAAGCGGTGCATACTTTTTGCCCCAGAACATTATGAACGTCTTTATCCATATCCTGTGTATCACCCACATGACCGACAGTCACAG GTTGACTTTGATGCACCTGACATGGAGAAGTTCCCCGGACTGGAACAGCTTCGAGGTGTGGAGGCAGTTGTAGGTCCTGGTGATGTTCTCTATATACCCATGTATTGGTGGCATCACATAGAGAGCTTACCAAACCTCTGTCACACTGTATCTGTTAATTTCTGGTACAAG GGAGGCCCAACTGAGAAGATAGAATATCCTCTTAAACCAAGACAAAAATTAGCCGTTATGCGTAATGTTGAGAAGATGCTGTTAGAAGCTTTGAAGATCCGGCAGAAGTGGGGCCTCTTCTGCGTGCACTTGTGA